Proteins co-encoded in one Lineus longissimus chromosome 11, tnLinLong1.2, whole genome shotgun sequence genomic window:
- the LOC135495539 gene encoding solute carrier family 66 member 2-like isoform X1 — protein sequence MVFLSVFDVLLTMIAGVTLSDLVAAIAAGAMIFGGIVPFIPQYREIKGSGNAEGFSLFVCLTLLIANILRIFFWFGKHFELPLLLQSIVMTLTMLVMVEMCVTVKNKSDIIAQKSQKFLAPLELHKKNDNLSADDSVEGVDTVNYSKESRSFLDFNWKYFWKWTHFSSYLQFLLLFSAVVGLMTYLMLNVTVYIETLGFLAVFAEALLGAPQFYRNFIKKSTAGMSKKMVFFWTCGDIFKTCYFLIRAAPAQFWICGMLQVSIDISIFIQVYYYGLMPHGIF from the exons ATGGTGTTCTTGTCGGTGTTTGACGTCCTCCTCACGATGATTGCTGGTGTAACGCTCAGTGACCTAGTGGCGGCCATAGCGGCTGGTGCCATGATATTTGGTGGTATTGTGCCCTTCATACCTCAGTACAGAGAAATCAAGGGCAGCGGAAATGCAGAGGGTTTCTCCCTATTTGTGTGTCTTACACTGCTGATCGCCAATATACTCAGGATATTCTTCTG GTTTGGTAAACATTTTGAGCTTCCACTTCTCCTGCAAAGTATTGTGATGACTCTAACGATGTTGGTGATGGTCGAGATGTGCGTCACTGTCAAGAACAAATCGGATATTATAGCACAGAAATCTCAGAAGTTTTTAG CACCTCTGGAGCTACATAAGAAAAACGATAACTTAAGTGCTGATGATTCAGTAGAAGGTGTCGATACTGTTAACTATTCTAAAGAATCGCGGAGCTTCCTTG ATTTTAATTGGAAATATTTTTGGAAATGGACGCATTTCTCAAGTTATCTTCAGTTTCTGCTGCTGTTCAGTGCTGTTGTAGGATTAATGACGTATCTCATGTTGAATGTGACTGTTTACATCGAGACATTGGGTTTCTTGGCAGTTTTTGCTGAGGCATTGTTAGGAGCTCCACAGTTTTATAGGAATTTCATTAAAAAGTCAACCGCTGGTATGAG TAAAAAGATGGTTTTCTTCTGGACATGTGGTGATATCTTCAAGACCTGCTACTTCCTCATCCGTGCTGCTCCCGCTCAATTCTGGATCTGCGGAATGCTACAAGTTTCCATAGACATCTCTATATTCATCCAAGTATATTACTATGGACTTATGCCTCATggaatattttga
- the LOC135495539 gene encoding solute carrier family 66 member 2-like isoform X2 — MVFLSVFDVLLTMIAGVTLSDLVAAIAAGAMIFGGIVPFIPQYREIKGSGNAEGFSLFVCLTLLIANILRIFFWFGKHFELPLLLQSIVMTLTMLVMVEMCVTVKNKSDIIAQKSQKFLDFNWKYFWKWTHFSSYLQFLLLFSAVVGLMTYLMLNVTVYIETLGFLAVFAEALLGAPQFYRNFIKKSTAGMSKKMVFFWTCGDIFKTCYFLIRAAPAQFWICGMLQVSIDISIFIQVYYYGLMPHGIF; from the exons ATGGTGTTCTTGTCGGTGTTTGACGTCCTCCTCACGATGATTGCTGGTGTAACGCTCAGTGACCTAGTGGCGGCCATAGCGGCTGGTGCCATGATATTTGGTGGTATTGTGCCCTTCATACCTCAGTACAGAGAAATCAAGGGCAGCGGAAATGCAGAGGGTTTCTCCCTATTTGTGTGTCTTACACTGCTGATCGCCAATATACTCAGGATATTCTTCTG GTTTGGTAAACATTTTGAGCTTCCACTTCTCCTGCAAAGTATTGTGATGACTCTAACGATGTTGGTGATGGTCGAGATGTGCGTCACTGTCAAGAACAAATCGGATATTATAGCACAGAAATCTCAGAAGTTTTTAG ATTTTAATTGGAAATATTTTTGGAAATGGACGCATTTCTCAAGTTATCTTCAGTTTCTGCTGCTGTTCAGTGCTGTTGTAGGATTAATGACGTATCTCATGTTGAATGTGACTGTTTACATCGAGACATTGGGTTTCTTGGCAGTTTTTGCTGAGGCATTGTTAGGAGCTCCACAGTTTTATAGGAATTTCATTAAAAAGTCAACCGCTGGTATGAG TAAAAAGATGGTTTTCTTCTGGACATGTGGTGATATCTTCAAGACCTGCTACTTCCTCATCCGTGCTGCTCCCGCTCAATTCTGGATCTGCGGAATGCTACAAGTTTCCATAGACATCTCTATATTCATCCAAGTATATTACTATGGACTTATGCCTCATggaatattttga